One region of uncultured Methanolobus sp. genomic DNA includes:
- a CDS encoding S-layer protein domain-containing protein: protein MMNMTDKNNIRLAFKPLLLLIAVLMLTSTAMAANNSTGNRIWDADENLSLNYTWTALTYSGFYYDLDSGEGSETLTITLDSDSDRGIGEGDLEYATKPIDTDFEYGDWGSYQVIGFMAERYFAGYTDDTEFADDSVSLISDGILSEVLRDDDDEVSLFAGSSLELEEGYELEVDEVDLNGDSVMVTLTQNGDDVDTGIVSSNDEYVYEKDIGTDDDVPIIVVHFNNIFQGTESNAVFIEGIFQISEDYIELESGDSYGKMEIKSLNSDEITMENSDGITLGKGDTISIMGKLNFIVADDSTLRFGPELDMSDEGTYELRGTVAEDEELTWTPLNFEGFYYNIDEGVGTESLEIKDLGGRTIDDRDLVYRSTPLDVSFEYDDWGEFQVIGFMAEKYFAGYPDNEFTDDVSLLSDGYLSEVLIDDDSETSLFAGSSLELEDGYEIEIVEVDTDGDSVMINLIQDGDEVDTGIVSSDDDYVYEKDLGDADDVPVIILHFDNIFQGRESNAVFIDGIFQISEDLVEISSGEKFGEMEVISFLSDEIVLENEDSISLTKGNIIEIMGDISFNVADDGDVRYYPFVEVSTIPTQSLSIDVASTLEEDKEIDIMVTSRGATVSGAVVTFDDEEIGETGNDGVVSYTPKSAGTSEITAEKSGYVSASEEVDVISSDDATKKLAIEVLPETVVDGDDITIYVMTAIGGEYVEDVDVYYDEKLIGTTDSNGEVEYTVTDSGIHEISTSADDYLSAEINLEVLELQAEFSYSNLQVTPSVAGSGEDVTVTVRVENTGTEAGDTDAELLVNGTVVRTQSVSLDAGEETTVTFSISEEEAGTYEVQVGDSTASFEVEKSTPGPGILVSVMAFLAVAMLIRRKENK from the coding sequence AACAAGCACTGCTATGGCAGCAAATAACAGCACAGGAAACAGAATATGGGATGCAGATGAGAATCTCTCCCTTAACTACACATGGACCGCACTTACATATTCAGGTTTTTACTATGACCTGGATTCAGGAGAAGGTTCGGAGACACTCACAATAACACTTGATAGTGACAGTGACCGTGGCATTGGTGAAGGCGATCTGGAATATGCCACAAAACCTATTGACACTGACTTTGAATATGGCGACTGGGGTTCATATCAGGTTATTGGTTTTATGGCAGAGAGATACTTTGCCGGTTATACCGATGATACGGAATTTGCAGATGACAGTGTAAGTCTGATATCGGACGGCATCCTTTCAGAAGTATTACGTGATGATGACGATGAAGTATCACTTTTCGCAGGTTCTTCCCTTGAACTTGAAGAAGGATATGAGCTTGAAGTAGATGAAGTAGACCTGAATGGCGACAGCGTCATGGTGACTTTAACACAGAATGGGGACGACGTTGACACAGGTATTGTGTCCTCCAATGACGAGTATGTATATGAGAAAGACATTGGAACAGACGATGACGTTCCAATAATCGTGGTACACTTCAATAACATATTCCAGGGAACAGAATCAAACGCAGTATTCATAGAAGGAATTTTCCAGATATCAGAAGATTACATTGAACTTGAATCAGGAGACTCTTACGGCAAGATGGAAATAAAGAGCCTGAACTCCGATGAGATTACAATGGAAAACTCTGATGGGATCACGCTCGGAAAAGGAGATACCATAAGCATCATGGGCAAATTGAATTTTATTGTTGCAGATGACAGCACACTGAGATTTGGTCCGGAACTTGACATGTCAGATGAGGGTACCTATGAACTAAGAGGTACAGTCGCAGAGGATGAAGAACTTACCTGGACTCCACTTAACTTTGAAGGATTCTACTACAACATTGATGAAGGCGTAGGAACCGAGTCACTTGAAATTAAAGATCTGGGTGGAAGGACAATTGATGACAGAGACCTTGTTTACAGAAGTACACCGCTTGATGTAAGCTTTGAATATGATGACTGGGGAGAGTTCCAGGTTATTGGTTTCATGGCTGAGAAGTATTTTGCAGGTTATCCGGACAACGAGTTTACAGACGATGTGAGCCTCCTTTCCGATGGATATCTCTCAGAAGTCCTTATTGATGATGACAGTGAAACCTCATTATTTGCCGGTTCATCACTGGAACTGGAAGACGGATATGAAATTGAGATTGTTGAAGTTGATACTGACGGTGACAGTGTAATGATCAATCTGATACAGGACGGAGATGAAGTAGATACCGGAATTGTATCATCAGATGATGATTACGTGTATGAGAAAGACCTTGGGGATGCAGATGATGTACCTGTAATCATTCTTCATTTTGATAACATATTCCAGGGAAGAGAATCAAATGCAGTATTCATAGATGGAATTTTCCAGATATCAGAAGACCTTGTAGAAATATCATCCGGTGAAAAGTTCGGAGAGATGGAAGTTATAAGTTTCTTATCCGATGAAATTGTTCTTGAGAATGAAGATTCAATTTCACTGACAAAAGGGAATATAATTGAAATAATGGGAGACATTTCATTCAATGTTGCTGATGACGGCGATGTACGTTATTATCCGTTTGTTGAAGTTTCAACTATACCTACACAGTCTCTTTCCATTGACGTCGCATCCACACTCGAAGAGGATAAAGAAATTGATATTATGGTGACGTCCAGAGGTGCCACCGTGAGCGGTGCAGTTGTTACATTCGATGATGAAGAAATTGGTGAAACAGGAAACGATGGGGTAGTTAGTTACACTCCTAAGAGTGCGGGTACTTCTGAAATAACTGCGGAAAAGAGCGGATATGTGTCTGCAAGCGAGGAAGTTGATGTAATCTCATCAGATGACGCTACTAAAAAGCTTGCCATTGAAGTATTACCTGAAACCGTTGTTGACGGGGACGACATCACAATCTATGTCATGACGGCAATAGGCGGTGAGTATGTTGAAGACGTGGACGTGTATTATGACGAAAAGCTAATTGGAACTACAGATTCTAATGGCGAAGTGGAATACACAGTCACAGATTCAGGCATCCACGAGATCAGTACTTCAGCAGATGATTACCTTTCAGCAGAAATCAATCTTGAAGTTCTTGAACTGCAGGCCGAGTTCTCTTACTCCAACCTTCAGGTGACGCCATCTGTTGCGGGCAGTGGTGAAGATGTAACTGTAACGGTTAGAGTAGAAAACACAGGAACCGAAGCAGGAGATACTGATGCAGAACTTCTTGTCAACGGAACAGTGGTGAGAACACAAAGTGTAAGCCTCGATGCGGGTGAGGAAACGACTGTCACTTTTTCAATCTCTGAAGAAGAGGCAGGCACATATGAGGTACAGGTTGGCGATTCAACAGCAAGCTTTGAGGTTGAAAAGTCCACACCAGGACCGGGAATTCTTGTATCTGTAATGGCATTCCTTGCTGTTGCTATGCTGATACGCAGAAAAGAGAACAAATAA
- a CDS encoding MotA/TolQ/ExbB proton channel family protein, with translation MDITSYIFDILYIFSSTLLYPVIITLILLAVYSLILIGEFVSELLKRKQDPDNLELCCSSARKHILNKDYEKAASSLRLLKQNFLVRSFALSAADHIEKGNILSFEWIVQRQEIKMAKRLEQTRIVATISPMVGLMGTLIPLGPALIGLSQGNIEELASNLMIAFATTVIGLFAGCIGYVLTQIRKRWYWQDMADIDYILDTLEAKE, from the coding sequence ATGGATATTACTTCCTATATCTTTGACATACTCTACATATTTTCATCGACGCTTTTGTATCCGGTGATAATAACGCTGATACTGCTGGCAGTTTATTCCTTGATACTCATCGGGGAATTCGTATCTGAGCTGCTGAAACGAAAACAAGACCCTGATAATCTGGAACTCTGCTGCAGCAGCGCCCGTAAACACATACTTAACAAGGATTATGAAAAGGCTGCAAGTTCACTCAGGCTTCTTAAGCAAAATTTCCTTGTCAGAAGCTTTGCATTAAGTGCTGCTGACCATATTGAAAAAGGAAATATTTTGTCTTTTGAGTGGATAGTCCAGAGACAAGAAATAAAGATGGCAAAAAGACTTGAACAGACAAGGATTGTTGCAACTATCTCGCCCATGGTGGGACTCATGGGAACCCTGATTCCGCTTGGACCAGCTCTTATAGGTCTCTCACAGGGAAATATTGAGGAACTGGCCAGCAACCTGATGATAGCATTTGCAACAACCGTGATAGGACTATTCGCAGGTTGTATCGGGTATGTGCTTACACAGATCAGGAAGAGGTGGTACTGGCAGGATATGGCTGATATTGATTACATTCTTGATACGCTGGAGGCGAAAGAATGA
- a CDS encoding DUF2149 domain-containing protein: MRRSKNDRRKQIYEEEEQNPLTGVANLFDIAMVFSVALLVALVMSYQLPELLSPSENITIVKNPGEENMEMIIKEAGEPVQVLDMSENMGTGTGEYLGSAYRLPDGTIVYVPGDGNETGK, from the coding sequence ATGAGACGCAGCAAAAATGATCGCAGGAAGCAGATATACGAGGAAGAGGAACAGAATCCCCTAACAGGTGTTGCAAATCTCTTTGACATTGCAATGGTATTCTCTGTCGCACTTCTGGTGGCACTTGTCATGTCTTACCAGTTACCGGAGTTGCTTAGTCCCTCAGAGAACATAACCATTGTGAAAAATCCCGGTGAGGAGAATATGGAAATGATTATCAAGGAAGCCGGTGAACCTGTACAGGTGCTTGATATGAGCGAAAATATGGGCACAGGAACAGGAGAATATCTGGGATCGGCTTACAGGTTGCCGGACGGTACTATTGTGTATGTCCCAGGTGACGGAAACGAAACAGGCAAATAA
- a CDS encoding DUF3795 domain-containing protein — MRIGVCGIACEKCPKMVKGECPNGETGCVPKTNPFCKIADCAYNNNMKLCFECPQFPCETTKSGPISYGYCEYISGKEN; from the coding sequence ATGAGAATAGGAGTATGCGGAATTGCATGTGAAAAGTGCCCGAAGATGGTAAAAGGAGAGTGTCCTAACGGGGAAACAGGCTGTGTCCCAAAAACCAATCCCTTTTGTAAGATTGCGGACTGTGCATATAACAACAATATGAAATTGTGTTTTGAATGCCCACAATTCCCCTGCGAGACTACAAAATCCGGACCAATAAGCTATGGATATTGTGAATATATTTCCGGGAAAGAAAATTAA